Proteins encoded in a region of the Coregonus clupeaformis isolate EN_2021a chromosome 9, ASM2061545v1, whole genome shotgun sequence genome:
- the LOC121574526 gene encoding C3a anaphylatoxin chemotactic receptor-like, protein MNFSEEYLDDYYDMFIQTDHSEQVNQSIRVVSMVLYSITCVLGIPGNAFVIWIAGVKMKRTVKTVWFVNLAVADLLCCISIPFSLAEIILNQHWPFGEAMCKVIPSVMYLNMFASIFTLVLISLDRFVLIILPVWSQNHRSIALAWLLCGLAWVLALLLSLPTMIHNGTIDVSDDNEEIMCTSIYPLGENKIRGIFLAIKATHVPRLVLGFLVPLLVIAVCYLLIGRRVSSGRFKSQRTFWIILAVVAAFFVCWLPYHIIGMVIGYGRFASAGEAWNWYPVVISLAYVNSCLNPILYVFMGQDFKERVRISFRKVFENVFSEDATTHTSVSQV, encoded by the coding sequence ATGAATTTCTCAGAGGAGTACTTGGATGATTATTATGACATGTTCATTCAAACTGATCATTCAGAGCAGGTAAATCAGTCCATACGGGTGGTGTCCATGGTCCTCTACAGCATAACCTGTGTCCTCGGTATCCCAGGCAACGCCTTTGTCATCTGGATAGCTGGAGTGAAGATGAAGAGGACAGTTAAAACCGTCTGGTTTGTAAACCTGGCTGTAGCAGACCTCCTCTGCTGTATCTCCATACCCTTCTCATTGGCTGAAATCATACTGAACCAACACTGGCCATTCGGAGAGGCTATGTGTAAGGTTATCCCCTCTGTCATGTACCTCAACATGTTTGCCAGCATCTTCACCCTGGTTCTCATCAGCCTGGACCGCTTTGTCCTGATCATCCTGCCTGTCTGGTCCCAGAACCACCGGAGCATCGCCCTGGCCTGGTTGCTGTGTGGTCTGGCCTGGGTCCTGGCCCTGCTCCTCAGCCTCCCCACCATGATCCATAATGGGACCATCGATGTTAGTGACGACAACGAAGAAATTATGTGCACCTCTATATACCCCCTTGGCGAAAACAAAATTAGGGGcatctttttggccatcaaagccACCCATGTCCCCAGGCTGGTCCTCGGCTTCCTCGTTCCCCTGTTGGTTATCGCTGTCTGCTACCTGCTCATCGGCAGGAGGGTGAGCAGCGGTCGCTTCAAGTCTCAGAGGACCTTCTGGATCATTCTGGCTGTGGTGGCAGCATTCTTTGTGTGCTGGCTGCCGTATCACATCATAGGTATGGTGATTGGGTATGGTAGGTTTGCCTCGGCAGGTGAAGCCTGGAATTGGTACCCTGTGGTCATCTCTCTGGCCTATGTCAACAGCTGCCTCAATCCTATCCTGTACGTGTTCATGGGCCAGGACTTCAAGGAGAGGGTCAGGATCTCTTTCCGTAAAGTATTTGAGAATGTCTTCAGTGAGGATGCCACAACACACACATCTGTGTCTCAGGTCTGA